The following are encoded in a window of Sporocytophaga myxococcoides DSM 11118 genomic DNA:
- a CDS encoding MmcQ/YjbR family DNA-binding protein: protein MVTINAFRKLALSFPEVTEEPHFEKTSFRIKKKIFATFDERNKRAIIKLSEIDQNVFSTAAKSIIYPVDNKWGKQGWTIIEMEKVNRKLFDDALTVAYCTVAPQKLAELVNRNNKDY, encoded by the coding sequence ATGGTAACTATAAATGCTTTCAGAAAGTTAGCTCTTTCGTTTCCGGAGGTTACAGAAGAACCGCACTTTGAGAAAACATCTTTCAGAATTAAAAAGAAAATTTTTGCAACGTTTGATGAAAGAAATAAAAGAGCGATTATCAAATTATCGGAAATTGACCAGAATGTTTTTTCTACAGCTGCCAAATCCATAATCTATCCTGTTGACAATAAATGGGGCAAGCAAGGCTGGACTATTATTGAAATGGAAAAAGTAAACAGAAAATTATTTGATGATGCTTTGACTGTAGCTTATTGTACTGTTGCTCCTCAAAAACTTGCAGAGTTAGTAAATCGAAATAATAAAGATTATTAA
- a CDS encoding porin family protein, protein MEKVVQRRGLLSNLKGVVKSVVFSGLVFLGLQNADAQVTFSLGPKGGATFSHLSKDKSNQDSRKGFVAGGFANIGLARIVAIQPEVLYNQFGTRGEFGGTNTRLNSSYIQVPVLLKLRLPLGAVYPNIFAGPSWGFRNKASYTVNNTETGESIGYGTTAIKKHDFGGVVGAGIDINAGPVFFTVDGRYGFGFDEINNDIYGLNAKNRQWAVSAGIGFLLGKNKSY, encoded by the coding sequence ATGGAAAAGGTAGTACAGAGAAGGGGATTACTTTCAAATCTAAAAGGAGTAGTAAAGTCAGTTGTGTTTTCAGGTCTGGTATTTCTAGGTCTGCAAAATGCAGATGCACAGGTGACTTTTTCTTTAGGTCCTAAAGGAGGAGCAACATTCTCGCATTTGTCAAAGGATAAAAGTAATCAGGATTCCAGAAAGGGATTCGTAGCCGGTGGTTTTGCTAACATCGGACTTGCACGTATAGTCGCTATTCAACCAGAGGTACTTTATAACCAATTTGGTACCAGAGGAGAGTTTGGTGGTACTAATACCAGACTTAATAGCAGTTACATTCAGGTGCCGGTGCTGTTAAAGCTAAGATTACCTCTTGGAGCAGTTTATCCTAATATTTTTGCAGGTCCATCTTGGGGATTTAGAAATAAAGCCAGCTATACTGTCAATAATACTGAAACAGGTGAGTCAATTGGATATGGCACTACAGCAATCAAAAAGCATGATTTCGGTGGAGTGGTAGGTGCAGGTATTGATATCAATGCCGGTCCTGTCTTCTTCACTGTTGACGGAAGATATGGGTTTGGATTTGATGAAATCAACAACGATATCTACGGGCTGAATGCTAAGAACCGTCAGTGGGCTGTTTCAGCTGGTATTGGTTTCTTGTTAGGCAAAAATAAGAGCTACTAA
- a CDS encoding DUF4157 domain-containing protein has product MSSEKTQKVPALQRSHNNTSRPTLSSMEYGSLANTGLEHLQNNGYGNNVMQSMSFPQGNIQMKKEEEEENIQLKENKNLTKENNTGMPDNLKSGIENLSGISMNDVKVHYNSDKPAQMQAHAYAQGTDIHMAPGQEKHLPHEAWHVVQQKQGRVQPTIQMKEKVSINDDKGLEQEADEMGMKALQISNESELPVQRKNKDVHSNIVQRNEKSAQVLSSKNMAAPKVGQQDIKLAKNIESDLEKIYKKVMKIDKMDDVNRMKYNAAVCLGGIVLPPLQGFKNLKELINSCNFVNLGKGAVGFGIYELLGKDLKRNIIANTLSTMEAAGQFDYLEESDFANGGNSAWKVVVEVHYYRERSTLDNVFHKDTLGTTLFVNLNYLNEKKVIGPEYVVNPMENAKHMSDIAKSLPEEFLQDRKTVMDQLREPQIIDVVEIPRYGFVSFVDEAINHSSPTTRHRRAQGFEIHDYLKEKDKKNYFKYIERFEALDKEEGKSESMPNKEEEKSEIKPKISNRGKRWFKFFEKISNGGKRYDRNMMREADPGKKILTDADIDLLVHKGDHDGFGVVSIPKAGGKSNMTSDDRPLQRRMSMLLDQKDNDLSLDKESDGKRSFLRTWVRAEKAETVDTDIVKDRWDWEEGRVKPNNLVGMDGKKKDTL; this is encoded by the coding sequence ATGTCTTCAGAAAAAACTCAAAAGGTCCCCGCTCTTCAAAGAAGTCATAACAATACTTCCCGTCCAACTCTGAGTTCAATGGAGTATGGATCACTAGCCAACACTGGATTGGAGCATTTACAGAATAATGGATATGGCAATAATGTAATGCAATCTATGAGTTTTCCTCAGGGAAACATTCAGATGAAGAAAGAAGAGGAGGAAGAAAACATACAGTTAAAGGAAAACAAGAATTTAACAAAAGAAAATAACACAGGTATGCCGGATAACCTAAAGTCCGGAATAGAAAATCTTTCAGGCATATCTATGAATGATGTGAAGGTTCATTACAATTCAGACAAACCCGCGCAGATGCAAGCTCATGCCTATGCTCAGGGGACAGACATTCACATGGCTCCCGGTCAGGAAAAACATTTGCCGCATGAGGCCTGGCATGTAGTGCAGCAGAAGCAGGGAAGGGTGCAGCCTACAATTCAGATGAAGGAAAAAGTGAGTATTAATGACGATAAGGGGTTGGAACAGGAAGCAGATGAAATGGGTATGAAAGCTTTACAAATTTCGAATGAAAGTGAGTTGCCAGTTCAACGGAAAAATAAAGATGTTCATTCAAATATTGTCCAGAGGAATGAAAAATCAGCTCAGGTGCTCAGTAGTAAAAACATGGCTGCACCAAAAGTAGGACAACAGGACATTAAACTGGCAAAAAATATTGAAAGCGATCTCGAAAAAATCTATAAGAAGGTAATGAAGATAGATAAGATGGATGATGTGAACAGGATGAAATATAATGCTGCTGTATGTCTTGGAGGCATTGTACTGCCCCCGTTACAGGGGTTTAAGAATTTAAAGGAACTCATCAACAGCTGTAATTTTGTGAACCTTGGAAAAGGAGCAGTAGGTTTCGGGATTTACGAATTATTAGGAAAAGATCTGAAGAGAAATATAATTGCTAATACTTTGAGTACTATGGAAGCTGCGGGGCAGTTTGATTATTTGGAGGAAAGTGATTTTGCGAACGGTGGCAATTCTGCCTGGAAAGTTGTGGTAGAAGTACATTATTATAGAGAAAGGTCTACCTTAGATAATGTTTTTCATAAAGACACGCTTGGAACAACGCTGTTTGTAAATTTAAATTATCTTAATGAAAAGAAGGTTATAGGACCAGAGTATGTTGTAAATCCAATGGAAAATGCAAAGCATATGTCGGACATTGCCAAAAGTTTGCCGGAAGAGTTTCTTCAGGATAGAAAGACAGTAATGGATCAGTTGAGAGAGCCGCAAATAATAGATGTTGTTGAGATTCCCCGATATGGTTTTGTTTCATTTGTGGATGAAGCGATCAATCACTCATCTCCTACAACAAGACATAGAAGGGCTCAAGGATTCGAAATACATGATTACCTGAAGGAAAAGGATAAAAAGAATTATTTTAAATATATAGAACGATTTGAGGCTCTGGATAAAGAAGAGGGAAAATCTGAAAGTATGCCAAATAAAGAGGAGGAGAAATCTGAAATTAAACCAAAGATTTCGAATAGAGGAAAGCGCTGGTTTAAGTTTTTTGAGAAAATTTCAAATGGAGGAAAGAGGTATGATAGAAATATGATGAGAGAAGCAGATCCCGGGAAAAAAATATTGACGGACGCTGATATAGACCTTTTGGTGCATAAAGGAGATCATGATGGTTTTGGAGTGGTTTCAATACCTAAGGCAGGTGGAAAAAGTAATATGACATCCGATGATCGGCCATTGCAACGAAGAATGAGCATGCTCCTGGATCAGAAAGATAATGATCTGTCATTGGATAAGGAAAGTGACGGGAAAAGATCATTTTTGAGAACTTGGGTACGTGCTGAAAAAGCAGAGACTGTAGATACTGACATTGTTAAAGATAGATGGGATTGGGAAGAAGGAAGAGTAAAACCAAATAATTTAGTTGGAATGGATGGAAAGAAAAAGGATACTCTTTGA
- a CDS encoding DUF4272 domain-containing protein → MTASERKKHTENILSNQGLPVFDNLPPLEEENEISLRTPQEIAERILILSYLNCMAFDPDLRNNITDFLKGEGLWEKISPQEKLFFEKSELNEDDITIIAWRAESIWLLLWAINKADQLIFSNKEVNFNAIFEHLPPFMNNTEDFITSATLRPTSEILDQADLLFRINWAFYQSQTNNLNVIELNQGIVFERYFAINWVINLRSNWDE, encoded by the coding sequence ATGACAGCATCAGAAAGAAAAAAACATACAGAGAATATCCTTAGCAATCAAGGGCTTCCTGTTTTCGATAATTTGCCGCCTTTAGAAGAAGAAAACGAAATTTCTCTAAGGACACCTCAGGAAATTGCAGAACGCATTCTAATCCTCTCCTATTTGAATTGTATGGCCTTTGATCCTGACCTGAGGAATAATATAACTGACTTCCTGAAAGGAGAAGGATTATGGGAAAAAATATCTCCACAGGAAAAATTATTTTTTGAAAAGTCCGAACTTAATGAAGATGATATAACCATTATAGCTTGGCGAGCAGAATCAATATGGTTGTTACTGTGGGCAATAAACAAAGCAGATCAACTGATTTTTTCAAATAAGGAGGTAAATTTCAATGCTATATTTGAACACCTTCCTCCATTTATGAATAACACAGAAGACTTTATCACTTCTGCAACCCTTCGCCCTACCTCCGAAATACTGGACCAGGCCGACCTTCTCTTTAGAATTAACTGGGCCTTCTACCAGTCACAAACCAATAATTTAAATGTCATTGAGCTCAATCAAGGAATTGTTTTTGAAAGATACTTTGCAATAAACTGGGTTATAAACCTCCGTAGTAATTGGGATGAATGA
- a CDS encoding T9SS type A sorting domain-containing protein, with product MKKFYNFNYLPILISTVLFFLILPDSKAQSPINDDCSGAINLTVDAPFVSGNVQGATQSMSGCVATAGQAGGSANDDVWYKFQAPSPYLVIAAQGSEQFNAVVQVFSGGCSNLTPMDCASEGKIGKVEKLPLNYYTPGNTYYVRVYDLGVGMPATTDFQIRVYTAIPPANDNCATAKPVTVGDHCMNSTENQEGATGSGITPTCANGAANNDDIWYSFQPTSQNVIISAHASHNYRAVMEVYDGCGGNAIGCTTTVKHNQKLKLAFHNLNPANTYYFRVFNYYQPLSKSETFQLCVYDPPAPSNDDCNGAIEIVGNDTINGTVDGATASIGYPAPCSGYPDDDLWYKFTAGSSQEAFSLFPTPYFDGVIQAFDACNGQVIGCANAGGRNKVETLSLNNLTAGQQYLIRVFTSEDVASVTADFKIARTSGPTAISNDDCAYAINIPVSETVNSMTGSLENASQSKGPCNGEGEANDVWYKFIAASNTGTVKLTPLDGADLVLNIVSDCAGNTIACVDDSGEGDEEIWQADNLIIHQPYFIRIYDSNGGNHNSNFIVSFESDLEVQAINDKDKERGLLVFPIPVEDILNIQVNNIQKGNLTLCDLQGNVLLSESGDLKSNYDISAIKPGAYILKIISDDRVDAIKIIKR from the coding sequence ATGAAGAAATTTTACAATTTCAATTATCTGCCCATTTTAATATCTACTGTTTTATTTTTTCTTATTCTACCCGATAGTAAAGCGCAGTCTCCAATAAATGATGATTGCTCTGGTGCAATTAATCTTACAGTTGATGCACCTTTTGTAAGCGGCAATGTTCAGGGGGCCACTCAATCAATGTCGGGTTGCGTTGCTACTGCTGGACAGGCTGGTGGAAGCGCTAATGATGATGTATGGTATAAATTTCAGGCTCCCTCTCCATACCTTGTCATAGCAGCACAGGGATCAGAACAATTTAATGCCGTAGTTCAGGTGTTTTCAGGAGGATGCTCAAATCTGACACCAATGGATTGTGCCAGCGAGGGAAAAATAGGAAAAGTAGAAAAACTTCCGCTTAATTATTATACGCCAGGGAACACTTATTATGTGAGAGTCTATGATTTAGGTGTTGGAATGCCAGCAACAACAGACTTTCAAATAAGGGTTTATACTGCCATTCCTCCTGCCAATGATAATTGTGCCACAGCTAAACCAGTAACAGTAGGTGACCATTGCATGAATAGTACCGAAAATCAGGAGGGCGCTACTGGCTCTGGCATTACCCCAACCTGCGCCAATGGAGCGGCAAATAACGATGACATCTGGTATTCATTCCAGCCTACGAGCCAAAATGTCATTATTAGCGCCCATGCTTCTCACAATTATAGAGCAGTGATGGAAGTATATGACGGATGCGGTGGAAATGCTATCGGTTGCACTACGACAGTTAAACACAATCAGAAGCTGAAACTGGCCTTTCATAATTTAAATCCTGCCAATACTTATTATTTCAGAGTTTTTAACTACTACCAACCATTGTCTAAAAGCGAAACTTTCCAGCTTTGCGTTTATGATCCTCCTGCTCCTTCAAATGATGATTGTAATGGAGCAATAGAAATTGTCGGGAATGACACTATAAACGGAACAGTGGATGGTGCTACAGCCTCAATTGGTTACCCGGCTCCTTGTTCAGGCTACCCTGATGACGATCTCTGGTATAAATTTACTGCAGGTTCCAGTCAGGAAGCATTCAGTCTTTTCCCAACTCCTTATTTTGATGGAGTAATACAAGCCTTTGATGCTTGTAATGGTCAGGTAATCGGATGTGCTAATGCAGGCGGAAGAAATAAGGTGGAAACACTATCATTAAACAATCTTACTGCAGGGCAACAATATTTGATAAGAGTTTTTACGAGCGAAGATGTAGCATCAGTAACAGCAGATTTCAAAATTGCTCGTACATCAGGACCAACTGCAATTTCAAACGATGACTGTGCATATGCAATAAATATTCCTGTATCAGAGACTGTAAATAGTATGACAGGCTCTCTTGAAAATGCATCTCAATCCAAAGGACCTTGCAATGGGGAAGGGGAAGCAAATGATGTCTGGTATAAATTCATAGCTGCTTCAAATACTGGCACAGTTAAATTAACTCCATTGGATGGTGCTGATCTCGTTTTAAATATCGTTTCTGATTGTGCTGGTAATACGATTGCTTGCGTTGATGATAGTGGTGAAGGAGATGAGGAAATATGGCAAGCTGATAATCTGATAATACATCAGCCTTATTTTATCAGAATATATGATTCTAACGGAGGTAACCATAATTCTAATTTTATTGTAAGCTTTGAAAGTGATCTGGAGGTGCAGGCAATTAATGATAAAGATAAAGAAAGAGGCTTGCTTGTCTTCCCGATTCCAGTAGAAGACATTTTAAATATTCAGGTTAATAATATTCAAAAAGGAAATTTAACCTTATGTGATTTGCAAGGAAATGTTTTACTCAGTGAAAGTGGTGATTTGAAAAGTAACTACGATATATCAGCAATTAAACCTGGTGCATATATTCTAAAAATTATTTCTGATGACAGGGTAGATGCAATCAAGATCATCAAAAGATAG
- a CDS encoding DUF4291 domain-containing protein, whose protein sequence is MKLNTMPYINYEKDLPQEGNFILGQVKESSIIVYQAFNDRIANYAIANQKFGGADYSFSRMTWIKPNFLWMMYRSGWAEKENQNRILAIEISMDGFSELLELGVVTSYDSRYGNEQSWREQLNNSEVRIQWDPDHGPNGDKLKRRAVQIGMKGTALERFNNTFIKSITDITDFVKEQKANLDQNKEFFYVMHESVVEVSESLKQKYSIPGAFAKGRF, encoded by the coding sequence ATGAAGCTTAATACCATGCCATATATCAATTACGAAAAAGACTTGCCTCAGGAAGGTAACTTCATACTTGGACAAGTAAAGGAATCTTCCATTATCGTGTATCAGGCATTTAATGACAGGATCGCTAATTATGCAATAGCCAACCAGAAGTTTGGTGGTGCAGATTACAGCTTTTCAAGAATGACCTGGATTAAGCCTAATTTCCTTTGGATGATGTACAGAAGCGGTTGGGCCGAAAAGGAAAATCAAAACAGGATATTAGCTATTGAAATATCTATGGATGGATTTTCGGAATTGTTAGAGCTCGGGGTTGTCACCAGTTATGATAGTCGGTATGGTAATGAGCAGTCATGGAGAGAACAATTGAATAACAGTGAAGTAAGAATTCAATGGGATCCAGATCATGGTCCAAATGGAGATAAGCTCAAAAGACGTGCGGTTCAGATCGGAATGAAAGGAACTGCACTCGAAAGGTTTAATAATACCTTTATCAAATCTATTACTGATATCACTGATTTTGTAAAAGAACAAAAAGCTAACCTGGATCAGAATAAAGAATTTTTTTATGTGATGCATGAAAGTGTTGTAGAAGTAAGTGAGTCATTAAAGCAGAAATATTCTATACCAGGAGCATTTGCGAAGGGTAGGTTTTAA
- a CDS encoding fatty acid desaturase family protein produces MVNVETPKAVSKEKLCFSNISRPVLLELRKQTKGYFDETGKETTGNSGLYLKAFSFLAVFFICYLTILFRSNSFGVALSLYAIMGFAAAALGFNLMHDGAHGSFSKKKWLNTLAAYSINLLGGDAVLWKNKHNMIHHTYTNIEGYDQDIAQMPVFRLNTLQKKSYLHRFQHWYSFFIYGLSSLLWVFLLDYQKYFSGKIGNLKISNFKTSDHIVFWITKVGYLVAYLIVPAIFNGWLMTLTGFLVFHFVLGLVLSVVFQLAHVVENTEFSEPPTEGKVEDEWAVHQLKTTSNFATRNKFVTWYTGGLNFQVEHHLFPNISHVHYPELNKIVKRVCFELDVPYNEFPSFSSALGSHLAHLKETGRA; encoded by the coding sequence ATGGTAAATGTAGAAACTCCAAAAGCTGTCAGCAAGGAAAAATTGTGTTTTAGTAATATTTCGCGACCGGTTTTATTGGAGCTCAGAAAACAAACAAAGGGATACTTTGATGAAACAGGTAAGGAAACGACAGGCAATTCTGGATTATATTTAAAAGCCTTTTCATTTCTTGCAGTCTTTTTTATTTGCTATTTAACTATACTTTTCAGATCCAATTCATTTGGAGTAGCTCTATCCCTTTATGCAATAATGGGTTTTGCAGCCGCTGCTCTTGGTTTTAATCTCATGCATGATGGTGCACATGGAAGCTTCTCAAAAAAGAAATGGCTGAATACTCTTGCTGCTTATAGTATAAATCTTCTGGGAGGAGACGCTGTGCTATGGAAAAATAAACACAATATGATCCATCATACTTATACAAACATTGAAGGGTATGATCAGGATATTGCACAGATGCCAGTTTTCAGATTGAATACATTACAGAAAAAATCATACCTTCACAGATTTCAGCATTGGTATAGTTTTTTTATCTACGGACTTTCTTCTCTGCTTTGGGTATTCCTGCTTGATTATCAAAAATATTTTAGTGGTAAAATTGGTAATCTGAAAATCAGCAATTTTAAAACATCAGATCACATTGTTTTCTGGATTACAAAGGTGGGTTATTTAGTTGCGTACTTAATTGTACCTGCTATTTTTAATGGCTGGTTAATGACTCTGACAGGCTTTTTGGTATTTCATTTTGTGCTGGGTTTGGTGCTTTCAGTTGTATTTCAGTTAGCGCATGTAGTTGAAAACACTGAATTTTCAGAGCCTCCTACAGAAGGTAAAGTTGAAGATGAATGGGCAGTTCACCAATTAAAAACAACCTCTAACTTTGCAACCCGCAATAAATTTGTTACCTGGTATACCGGTGGTTTAAATTTCCAGGTAGAACATCATCTTTTTCCAAACATTAGCCATGTCCATTATCCGGAATTGAATAAAATTGTTAAGCGTGTCTGTTTTGAGCTTGATGTGCCTTATAATGAATTCCCATCTTTCTCATCAGCATTAGGATCTCATCTAGCGCATCTTAAAGAGACAGGCAGAGCATAA
- a CDS encoding TfoX/Sxy family protein, which produces MSFDQILADRVRIYLSEVPGLKIEEKNMFRGLAFMINDKMCVNVSGENLMCRFDPERQKEIETKAGYLPLVMRGKELKGYCYVSPKGIQKEKDFEFWIKLCLEFNSKAKASKKKKK; this is translated from the coding sequence ATGTCATTTGATCAAATACTTGCAGATAGAGTCAGGATTTATCTTTCCGAAGTTCCAGGGTTAAAAATTGAAGAAAAGAATATGTTTAGAGGATTGGCATTTATGATCAATGATAAGATGTGTGTAAATGTGAGTGGAGAAAATCTGATGTGCAGATTTGATCCTGAAAGGCAGAAGGAAATTGAAACGAAGGCGGGCTATTTACCATTGGTAATGAGAGGGAAAGAGCTTAAGGGATACTGCTATGTTAGTCCTAAAGGTATCCAAAAGGAGAAAGATTTTGAATTCTGGATCAAGCTGTGTTTGGAATTCAACAGCAAGGCTAAGGCTTCAAAAAAGAAGAAAAAGTAA
- a CDS encoding endonuclease domain-containing protein: MDKNLHKGASSKLFEYAKQNRLKQTPTEEMLWQKLRNNQLGFKFRRQHPLKNYIADFYCHECSLIIEIDGEYHAELEQMDYDSGRTFEIEEHNLTVLRFSNDDVKLQIDKVLESIKKYLIPSPSPEGEGNSLQQ; the protein is encoded by the coding sequence ATGGACAAAAATTTACACAAAGGGGCCTCCTCAAAATTATTTGAGTATGCTAAACAAAACAGGCTAAAACAAACCCCGACAGAGGAAATGTTATGGCAAAAACTTAGAAACAATCAATTAGGATTTAAATTCAGGAGACAACACCCCTTAAAGAATTATATAGCAGATTTCTATTGCCATGAATGTAGTCTGATAATTGAGATTGATGGTGAATATCATGCAGAATTAGAACAAATGGATTATGATTCCGGAAGAACTTTTGAAATTGAAGAACACAATTTAACTGTATTGAGGTTTTCAAACGATGATGTCAAGCTTCAAATAGACAAAGTATTAGAGAGTATAAAAAAATACCTCATCCCTAGCCCTTCTCCTGAAGGAGAAGGGAACAGTCTCCAACAATAA
- a CDS encoding Crp/Fnr family transcriptional regulator codes for MNTLSDITPIINAISENYSPLSESCKTDIQKKAKVLILEKPAILVKEGQFADKAYFLIKGCARAFYLKDGKDISDWFAFEGDFICSINSFFLNIPSPHAIETLEPAVLLELSRDHIQSLSDQYHDFEKLINKVVVKTLLQLQQRIVSIQFETAHQKFENLLKITPDITQRVPLTHIASYLGITLETLSRIRNPKNRI; via the coding sequence ATGAATACTCTTTCCGATATCACCCCTATCATAAATGCTATCAGCGAAAACTACTCTCCCCTTTCTGAATCTTGCAAAACTGATATCCAGAAAAAAGCCAAAGTTTTAATACTGGAAAAGCCTGCTATCCTTGTTAAAGAAGGCCAATTTGCGGACAAAGCATATTTCCTGATTAAAGGTTGTGCAAGGGCTTTTTATCTAAAGGACGGAAAAGATATTTCAGACTGGTTCGCATTTGAAGGTGATTTCATATGTTCAATCAACAGCTTCTTTTTAAATATACCCAGTCCACATGCTATAGAAACATTGGAACCAGCTGTATTACTGGAACTTTCAAGAGACCATATACAATCCCTATCCGATCAATACCATGATTTTGAAAAACTCATCAATAAAGTAGTAGTCAAAACTTTACTTCAACTGCAACAGCGCATTGTATCAATTCAGTTTGAGACTGCTCATCAAAAATTTGAGAACCTTCTAAAAATCACTCCGGACATTACCCAAAGGGTACCGCTTACCCATATCGCATCTTATCTGGGTATTACGCTGGAAACCCTTAGCAGAATCCGGAATCCTAAAAACCGAATTTGA
- a CDS encoding RluA family pseudouridine synthase: protein MKNKKTSNYQTKPVKSLAFKVTAETELMKFLIEMLPHKSRTHIKSLLTHKQVFIDGKPVSQFNKSLTIGQEVTIGKGNNRTEVDLPGIKIMYEDKDLIVINKAEGLLSIATENGTDDTAYSLLSKYLKAQHYSNRIFVVHRLDRDTSGVMMYAKSQQVQELLQEAWNTNVTERTYLAIVHGVPEKEKDTISSYLRESKAYKVHSSKVSVPGGEKAVTHYETLMSTADYSLVKVNLETGKKNQIRVHLQDIGHPIIGDKKYGSTLNPIKRLGLHAWVLAFTHPITKKELRFQTELPGKFRKIFPNALKDQDQPKE, encoded by the coding sequence ATGAAAAATAAAAAGACATCAAATTATCAGACTAAACCAGTTAAATCATTAGCATTTAAGGTAACAGCGGAAACCGAACTTATGAAGTTCCTGATTGAAATGTTACCACATAAAAGCAGAACACACATCAAATCTTTGTTAACGCACAAACAGGTTTTTATTGATGGAAAGCCGGTAAGCCAGTTTAATAAGTCTTTAACTATCGGTCAGGAGGTAACCATTGGCAAGGGAAATAACAGAACAGAGGTCGATCTTCCAGGTATAAAAATTATGTATGAAGACAAAGACCTTATAGTAATCAATAAAGCAGAAGGACTTTTATCGATAGCTACGGAAAACGGCACTGATGATACTGCCTATAGTTTATTAAGCAAATACTTGAAGGCGCAGCATTACAGCAATCGTATTTTTGTGGTACATCGTCTTGATCGTGATACTTCAGGAGTAATGATGTATGCCAAAAGTCAGCAAGTACAGGAGCTGTTGCAGGAAGCCTGGAACACCAATGTAACAGAACGAACCTATCTTGCCATTGTGCATGGGGTTCCTGAAAAAGAAAAGGATACAATAAGCTCCTATTTGAGAGAAAGCAAAGCATATAAGGTTCACTCAAGCAAAGTTTCTGTTCCTGGTGGGGAAAAGGCTGTCACACACTATGAGACACTTATGAGTACAGCGGATTATAGCCTGGTTAAAGTGAATCTGGAAACAGGTAAAAAGAATCAAATCAGAGTCCATTTGCAGGATATTGGTCATCCTATTATAGGAGATAAAAAATATGGCTCAACTCTAAACCCAATCAAGCGGTTGGGGCTTCATGCATGGGTGCTGGCTTTTACTCATCCGATTACAAAAAAGGAATTGAGGTTTCAAACAGAACTTCCGGGAAAGTTTAGAAAAATTTTCCCAAATGCATTGAAAGATCAGGATCAACCCAAGGAGTAA